Proteins encoded together in one Euzebya sp. window:
- a CDS encoding type IV toxin-antitoxin system AbiEi family antitoxin domain-containing protein, with protein MAAILLTSAIVLDMQRHLGLITRRRLIEVHGVPPARIDWWLESGVLEAVHRGVYRRAAAYVPQGQDLLAAILDCGEGAVAGPAHSLRLHGAAMRPGPVEVVIPAPRHLRERDYTVHSYRMDERDRGAIDGIPVLEAPFATTILARRLPEPQLRALLDDLRRRRITTLGAVRWRAEQMPGDHGARRVLRVLGDPSMAQENDGERALARLLAGFHPQPIWQDDVIVPRRRLDACWREALYGLEFDGRDHHVLPTDRDADGFRDMDTTDGHVLIQRITSGMVRSEPARVLDHVRRTYERRLQEVTAMIDARLLPDRVVDLARPAA; from the coding sequence ATGGCCGCCATCCTCCTGACCAGCGCGATCGTCCTCGACATGCAGCGCCACCTCGGCCTCATCACCCGCCGACGGTTGATCGAGGTGCACGGCGTCCCACCGGCCCGCATCGACTGGTGGCTCGAATCCGGCGTGCTCGAGGCGGTCCATCGCGGGGTGTACCGCCGGGCGGCGGCGTACGTGCCGCAGGGCCAGGACCTCCTGGCCGCGATCCTGGACTGCGGTGAGGGGGCGGTCGCCGGACCGGCGCACTCCCTCCGCCTCCACGGCGCCGCGATGCGACCGGGTCCGGTCGAGGTGGTGATCCCCGCCCCACGCCACCTGCGAGAGCGGGACTACACGGTCCACTCGTACCGGATGGACGAGCGCGACCGGGGCGCCATCGACGGGATCCCGGTGCTCGAGGCGCCCTTCGCGACGACCATCCTGGCCCGCCGCCTGCCGGAGCCCCAGTTGCGCGCTCTCCTCGACGACCTGCGCCGTCGGCGGATCACCACGCTCGGAGCGGTGCGGTGGCGAGCCGAGCAGATGCCGGGGGATCACGGCGCGCGACGGGTCCTGCGCGTGCTCGGAGATCCCTCGATGGCCCAGGAGAACGACGGCGAGCGCGCGCTCGCCCGCCTCCTCGCCGGCTTCCACCCCCAGCCGATCTGGCAGGACGACGTCATCGTCCCCCGCCGCCGCCTGGACGCGTGCTGGCGCGAGGCTCTCTACGGCCTCGAGTTCGACGGCCGTGACCACCACGTCCTCCCCACCGATCGGGATGCCGACGGCTTCCGCGACATGGACACCACCGACGGACACGTGCTGATCCAGCGCATCACCAGCGGGATGGTCCGCAGCGAACCGGCTCGGGTCCTCGACCACGTCCGCCGCACCTACGAGCGCCGCCTGCAGGAGGTCACGGCCATGATCGACGCCCGACTCCTCCCCGACCGCGTCGTCGACCTGGCGCGTCCCGCCGCCTGA
- a CDS encoding alpha/beta fold hydrolase: protein MGGRHTIAAGAAGLVAGAGLVTAIAGRSRPSLPGLVALNPPELPEARVVRLPDRGEVFVRDQPGPSPDAPTVVLLHGWVVSGDLNWFTSFAPLSSVARVIAPDHRGHGRGSRPSVPYRLVDVADDVAALIHELGTGPVVLVGYSMGGPISQLVWQRHPDLVAGLVECATSTHFGFGPLGGAQWRLMTVYQTITRLLPRTWLERVLLAQMHGSPVRLVQSIGPEAAHLAPLLPWIVGEIERGEAEDIGEAGRELSRFDSRGWIGGLDRPAAVIVTTRDRLVPPRAQLELAGLIPHALVCDVAADHDAPAASAGPFNEALVAAVSHVLAEGGAGVAGSGG from the coding sequence GCCCGTCGCTGCCGGGTCTGGTGGCGCTGAACCCGCCGGAGCTGCCCGAGGCGCGGGTCGTCCGCCTGCCCGACCGCGGCGAGGTCTTCGTCCGCGACCAGCCCGGTCCCTCCCCCGACGCCCCGACCGTGGTGCTGCTGCACGGCTGGGTCGTGTCGGGCGACCTCAACTGGTTCACGTCGTTCGCCCCGCTGTCGTCGGTCGCGCGGGTCATCGCCCCGGACCACCGGGGGCACGGGCGCGGCTCCCGCCCGAGCGTCCCCTACCGCCTGGTCGACGTGGCCGACGACGTGGCCGCGCTCATCCACGAGCTCGGCACGGGACCGGTGGTCCTGGTCGGCTACTCGATGGGCGGCCCGATCAGCCAGCTCGTGTGGCAGCGCCACCCCGACCTGGTCGCGGGCCTGGTGGAGTGCGCCACCTCGACGCACTTCGGCTTCGGCCCGCTGGGCGGCGCGCAGTGGCGCCTGATGACGGTGTACCAGACCATCACGCGGTTGCTGCCGCGCACCTGGCTCGAGCGGGTGCTGCTGGCCCAGATGCACGGCTCGCCGGTGCGGCTGGTGCAGTCCATCGGGCCGGAGGCGGCCCACCTCGCCCCGCTGCTGCCGTGGATCGTCGGGGAGATCGAGCGTGGCGAGGCCGAGGACATCGGCGAGGCCGGACGGGAGCTCAGCCGCTTCGACTCGCGGGGCTGGATCGGCGGGCTGGACCGACCGGCGGCGGTCATCGTGACGACGCGGGATCGGCTGGTGCCGCCGCGCGCGCAGCTCGAGCTCGCCGGGCTGATCCCCCACGCCCTGGTGTGCGACGTCGCCGCGGACCACGACGCGCCGGCGGCATCGGCCGGGCCGTTCAACGAGGCGCTGGTCGCCGCGGTGTCCCACGTGCTCGCGGAGGGCGGGGCCGGGGTGGCGGGCTCGGGTGGGTGA